A region of Armatimonadota bacterium DNA encodes the following proteins:
- a CDS encoding proteasome subunit alpha, with translation MRNQIEERQQQPFDGAGRAGDFLAVLERTGHPIARPGAISGPGDVTEIHGTTVIAVKYKDGVLNVGDRRATGGTAILYDRAEKIVPLDTHTLIAISGSYATATNIIRYLQHSFKYFARTQLQEMSLDGKLSELGRMIAQNLPNAMQGIGAFLPVLSAWDATNDEGRIYFYDGMGARFETREFGAAGSGSGPIRGAFDYIVRTKGPFHEMSREQALKECLTLLDIAADLDSATGGYSKILPIAKVVERAGVVAISDEEITAALGGISEAQTGA, from the coding sequence ATGCGGAACCAGATCGAAGAGCGACAGCAGCAACCATTTGACGGCGCCGGCAGGGCAGGGGATTTTCTGGCGGTGCTGGAGAGAACCGGCCACCCGATCGCGAGGCCGGGGGCTATATCCGGACCCGGCGATGTGACGGAGATCCACGGAACCACCGTCATCGCGGTGAAGTACAAGGATGGCGTCCTGAACGTCGGGGACCGCCGCGCCACAGGCGGCACGGCGATTCTGTACGACCGCGCGGAGAAGATCGTGCCCCTGGACACGCACACCCTCATCGCGATCAGCGGATCCTACGCCACCGCCACGAATATCATCCGGTACCTCCAGCACTCCTTCAAGTACTTCGCGCGCACGCAACTGCAGGAGATGAGCCTGGACGGAAAACTGAGCGAATTGGGACGGATGATCGCCCAGAATCTGCCGAATGCCATGCAGGGCATCGGCGCGTTTCTGCCGGTGCTGAGCGCGTGGGACGCCACGAATGATGAAGGGCGGATCTACTTCTACGACGGTATGGGCGCCCGATTCGAAACGCGGGAGTTCGGCGCCGCAGGCAGCGGCAGCGGTCCCATCCGCGGCGCCTTCGACTACATCGTGCGGACCAAGGGGCCGTTTCACGAAATGAGCCGGGAACAGGCGCTGAAGGAATGCCTCACTCTCCTGGACATAGCAGCGGACCTGGACAGCGCCACGGGCGGCTATTCCAAGATTCTGCCCATCGCGAAGGTCGTCGAACGCGCCGGGGTGGTGGCTATCAGCGACGAGGAAATCACGGCGGCGCTTGGCGGGATTTCGGAAGCCCAAACCGGGGCGTAA
- a CDS encoding ubiquitin-like protein UBact, whose translation MAVQFEERRVLPGPEPARKLGDGGGGPGRPDVKRPDTRRLMERMKRVDPDQAKRYRQRSGE comes from the coding sequence ATGGCAGTGCAATTTGAGGAGCGACGCGTGCTTCCTGGTCCGGAGCCCGCCCGGAAGCTGGGAGATGGCGGTGGAGGACCGGGCCGTCCGGATGTGAAACGTCCGGACACACGCCGCCTCATGGAACGCATGAAACGCGTGGACCCCGACCAGGCGAAACGATACCGGCAGCGGAGCGGAGAGTAG
- a CDS encoding proteasome accessory factor PafA2 family protein, translating to MLDALTMYGIETEYGIHVDGKGASDMLAEARGVVRAYKGRYASPWNYGAENPRRDMRGFDVSHLTRDATDAQFDKSSAHFRNQSDERSDRVLANGARFYNDHGHPEYATPECRNLFDLVAHDRAGERIVWECAQTHAETGEPVTIYKNNTDFHGASYGCHESYLLSRSVPYLEMERALIPFLVTRQIFAGAGKVGLEPASRSDCVYQLSQRADFVTEEASVDTLAKRPIVNTRDEPHADAARYRRLHVIVGDANMCETSTALKVGSMALVLRLLETGWRPAITLRDPVKAIRDVSRDPSHKWLVELDGKRTMSAVNIQRVYCEEALKALTELPDDLCWVGREWLRTLDELERDPMGLADRLDWVAKLRLLEEFRESEGLDWDDPLMRSLDLAYSDVDPENGLYQGLEQDGHVTRLIDDGRVSRAMLEPPADTRAAVRGAFVQRFAESIESVSWGGVVLNLGAERVVVELGVSGPRTSARCAEAVLGAATEEEAVAALAS from the coding sequence ATGCTGGATGCTCTCACTATGTACGGCATCGAAACCGAGTACGGTATTCACGTTGACGGTAAGGGCGCTTCCGATATGCTGGCGGAAGCGCGGGGAGTTGTTCGCGCGTACAAAGGGCGGTACGCTTCACCGTGGAACTACGGCGCGGAGAATCCGCGGCGGGATATGCGCGGATTCGATGTCAGCCATCTGACGCGCGACGCGACGGACGCTCAGTTCGACAAGAGCAGCGCGCATTTCAGGAACCAGAGTGACGAGCGATCGGACCGCGTGCTGGCTAACGGCGCCCGATTCTACAACGACCACGGGCACCCCGAGTATGCGACCCCGGAATGCCGTAATCTCTTCGACCTCGTCGCGCACGATAGGGCAGGGGAACGCATCGTGTGGGAGTGCGCACAGACCCACGCGGAGACCGGCGAACCGGTAACGATCTACAAGAACAACACCGATTTTCACGGCGCATCCTACGGGTGCCACGAAAGCTATCTTCTCTCGCGTTCCGTCCCGTATCTGGAGATGGAACGCGCGCTGATACCGTTTCTGGTTACGCGACAGATATTCGCCGGCGCGGGCAAAGTCGGGCTGGAACCCGCGTCGCGCAGCGATTGCGTGTACCAGTTGAGCCAGCGGGCGGATTTTGTCACCGAGGAGGCCAGCGTCGATACGTTGGCGAAACGGCCCATCGTCAACACGCGGGATGAACCGCACGCGGACGCCGCCAGGTACAGGCGGTTGCACGTTATCGTTGGTGACGCTAATATGTGCGAAACCTCCACAGCGCTGAAGGTGGGCAGCATGGCGCTGGTCCTGCGTCTGCTGGAGACGGGGTGGCGCCCGGCGATAACTCTCCGGGACCCGGTGAAGGCCATCCGCGATGTTTCCAGAGACCCCTCGCACAAGTGGCTCGTCGAACTGGATGGAAAGCGCACGATGAGCGCGGTCAATATCCAGAGGGTCTACTGCGAGGAGGCGCTCAAGGCGCTCACCGAACTGCCGGACGACCTTTGCTGGGTGGGGCGTGAATGGCTGCGCACGCTCGACGAACTGGAGCGCGACCCTATGGGTCTGGCGGACCGCCTGGACTGGGTTGCCAAGCTTCGCCTCCTGGAGGAGTTTCGGGAATCGGAAGGCCTGGATTGGGACGACCCGCTGATGCGCAGCCTGGATCTTGCCTACAGCGATGTGGATCCGGAAAACGGATTGTACCAGGGGTTGGAACAGGATGGCCACGTGACGCGTTTAATTGATGATGGCCGAGTGTCACGCGCTATGCTCGAACCGCCCGCGGATACCCGCGCGGCGGTACGTGGAGCCTTTGTGCAGCGGTTCGCGGAGAGCATCGAGAGCGTCTCGTGGGGTGGAGTGGTACTGAACCTGGGAGCGGAACGGGTAGTCGTAGAGTTGGGGGTGTCCGGACCGCGGACAAGCGCCCGCTGCGCCGAGGCCGTTCTGGGGGCGGCGACGGAAGAAGAGGCAGTGGCTGCGCTGGCTTCCTGA
- a CDS encoding carbon-nitrogen hydrolase family protein: MAETTKVAAVQMDVAFSDVDCNLDRVRSFLHKAASRGARLIVFPECALTGYCFTSKDEAMPAAYEAQAVIPDLVDACRAYDVTAVVGTLLPDGDALYNAALTVTPDAAEPSVYRKTHLPFLGIDKHTAKGGCLEVVDTPVGRVGTIICYDLRFPEAARTLGLKGADIICVPTNWPEGAESSPDFVARTRAYENRAWLVACNRVGTERGFTFIGRSQICDPGGAKVAEADGSSETILYADVDVSRSRDKRVIIRPGEFEMDLFGDRRPEIYG; encoded by the coding sequence ATGGCTGAAACGACAAAGGTTGCGGCGGTTCAGATGGACGTGGCATTCTCGGACGTGGACTGCAATCTGGACCGCGTCCGTAGTTTCCTGCACAAGGCAGCGTCGCGGGGGGCACGGCTCATCGTGTTCCCGGAGTGCGCGCTGACGGGGTATTGCTTTACGTCGAAGGACGAGGCGATGCCGGCCGCTTACGAAGCGCAAGCAGTCATCCCGGACCTTGTTGACGCGTGCCGTGCGTACGACGTGACGGCCGTTGTCGGCACACTGCTGCCCGACGGTGACGCACTGTACAACGCGGCCCTTACCGTAACGCCGGACGCCGCCGAGCCTTCCGTTTACAGGAAGACGCACCTGCCGTTCCTCGGTATCGACAAGCATACCGCAAAGGGCGGCTGCCTGGAGGTCGTGGACACACCGGTCGGGAGAGTGGGCACGATCATCTGCTACGACCTACGCTTCCCGGAGGCGGCACGCACGCTGGGCCTGAAGGGCGCAGACATCATCTGCGTGCCGACCAACTGGCCGGAAGGGGCAGAGTCTTCGCCGGATTTCGTGGCGCGAACGCGGGCATATGAAAACCGGGCCTGGCTGGTCGCGTGCAACCGGGTAGGGACGGAGAGAGGCTTCACGTTCATCGGCCGGAGCCAGATCTGCGATCCCGGCGGCGCGAAGGTCGCCGAGGCGGACGGTTCAAGCGAGACTATTCTCTACGCCGACGTGGACGTATCGCGTTCGCGGGACAAGCGGGTAATCATCCGCCCCGGCGAATTCGAAATGGATCTGTTCGGGGACAGACGACCGGAGATATACGGCTGA
- a CDS encoding AAA family ATPase, which yields MMAKRDKFEMDDDFEIPETQLRASALMDEILSSPSAMEDPRMLRQLLMLRHQVEVDEKQLDEAQGVLSEYEEAYEKLTQPANRLGTYLGVADDEGNVLISVGDTEFVSKVDPKMQDPHLRVGTRVRVNEAYAVVGDMGPHTAGPIVKVSDVLEGDRLRVATDPQGQSGRIVQRGATLTDVGLKKGDEVRLEPSMRVALEHFEQTESQDYFLETVPEIPWIAIGGQDEAIRLIRDTIEGPLLHPEIYERFEKKPLKGILLFGPPGCGKTLIGKATAYNLTREYNKQTGKNMKEYFMYINGPKILNMWLGETERMVREIFSTAREKASTGHLVFIFIDEAESILRTRSSGRYLNISNTVVPQFSAEMDGLVKLENVVVLLTSNRPDYIDPAILRPERIDRKVKINRPDKRAAKDILGIYLHPTIPLDISALEANDCDKEKARKALVDGTLAYIFRREDETRFLEVFFRNGSSETLYWRDLLSGALLMSVVERAKDYAIKRAIESGNPDTGLTQEDLERAVKTEFKENEIFPKSDTQEDWLKLLDYEPENVVNVRPIRTDGGGGRGRRNVI from the coding sequence ATGATGGCGAAGCGTGACAAGTTTGAGATGGACGATGATTTCGAGATTCCGGAGACTCAATTGCGGGCAAGCGCGCTCATGGACGAGATTCTGTCGTCACCCTCTGCGATGGAAGACCCGCGCATGCTGCGCCAATTGCTGATGCTGCGGCACCAGGTGGAAGTTGACGAAAAGCAGTTGGACGAGGCTCAGGGCGTGCTCTCGGAGTATGAGGAAGCGTATGAGAAGCTGACGCAGCCGGCGAACCGCCTGGGAACCTATCTGGGTGTGGCCGATGATGAGGGAAACGTTTTGATCAGTGTCGGAGACACGGAATTCGTGTCCAAGGTCGATCCCAAAATGCAGGACCCTCACCTTCGCGTGGGTACACGCGTACGGGTAAACGAGGCCTACGCGGTCGTGGGCGACATGGGGCCGCATACCGCCGGACCGATCGTGAAAGTCTCCGACGTGCTGGAAGGTGACCGCCTTCGCGTGGCAACAGACCCCCAGGGCCAGTCGGGCCGCATCGTTCAGCGCGGCGCGACGCTCACGGACGTTGGGCTGAAGAAGGGTGACGAAGTCCGGCTGGAGCCATCCATGCGGGTGGCGCTGGAGCACTTCGAGCAGACCGAATCGCAGGACTATTTCCTGGAGACGGTGCCGGAAATCCCGTGGATCGCCATCGGCGGCCAAGACGAGGCGATCCGTCTGATCCGCGATACCATCGAGGGTCCGCTGCTGCACCCGGAGATTTACGAACGTTTTGAAAAGAAGCCTCTGAAGGGCATCCTGCTATTCGGACCTCCGGGGTGCGGCAAGACGCTCATCGGCAAGGCCACCGCGTACAACCTGACACGGGAGTACAACAAGCAGACGGGCAAGAACATGAAAGAGTACTTCATGTACATCAACGGCCCAAAGATTCTGAACATGTGGCTGGGCGAGACCGAGCGGATGGTCCGCGAGATCTTCAGCACTGCCCGCGAAAAGGCATCGACCGGACACCTGGTGTTCATCTTCATCGACGAGGCGGAGAGTATTCTGCGCACGCGGTCGAGCGGGCGGTATCTGAACATCTCGAATACGGTTGTGCCGCAGTTTTCCGCGGAGATGGACGGCCTGGTAAAGCTGGAAAACGTGGTGGTTCTGCTGACGAGCAACCGGCCGGACTACATCGACCCCGCCATCCTGCGGCCGGAACGCATCGACCGGAAGGTGAAGATCAACCGGCCGGACAAGCGCGCCGCCAAGGACATCCTGGGCATTTACCTGCACCCGACCATCCCGCTGGACATCAGCGCGCTTGAGGCGAACGATTGCGACAAGGAGAAGGCGCGCAAGGCGCTGGTGGACGGCACGCTGGCGTATATCTTCCGGCGGGAGGATGAGACGCGGTTCCTGGAGGTATTTTTCCGCAACGGGAGCTCGGAAACCCTCTACTGGCGCGACCTGCTCAGCGGGGCGCTCCTGATGAGCGTTGTGGAGCGGGCTAAGGACTACGCCATCAAGCGGGCCATCGAGAGCGGCAACCCGGACACCGGCCTGACGCAGGAGGACCTGGAGCGCGCGGTGAAGACGGAGTTCAAGGAGAACGAGATCTTCCCGAAGAGCGACACCCAGGAGGACTGGTTGAAGCTCCTGGATTACGAGCCGGAGAACGTGGTGAACGTGCGTCCGATCCGGACGGATGGCGGCGGCGGGCGAGGGCGCCGGAACGTGATCTGA
- a CDS encoding prepilin-type N-terminal cleavage/methylation domain-containing protein produces MKKHHSAGFTLIELLVVIAIIAILAAILFPVFAKARQRAQATTCASNLKQFGTAFMMYADDYEQRLPSPGGQASWNDVWDQNNGATLNAYVSRGARAQKSAAGIWTCPGYEAKGLSTKQANAANGFAPRSYGMNSYLRSTPDVEYPACNNIDGGIVITQLKTSAGTVLLYEGIYNRATGYVGRAGSINQVMGYYDNPASDDEKAWSEGWHNGMNEYLWCDGHVSSMKPEKRSEFSSGFPGWDEKNRWYARKNRH; encoded by the coding sequence TTGAAGAAACACCACTCGGCGGGCTTCACGCTGATTGAGTTGCTGGTTGTGATTGCCATCATTGCGATTCTGGCCGCGATCCTCTTCCCGGTATTCGCGAAGGCCCGGCAAAGGGCACAGGCGACAACGTGCGCATCGAACCTGAAGCAGTTCGGCACGGCGTTCATGATGTACGCCGACGATTACGAGCAGCGCTTGCCCAGCCCAGGCGGTCAGGCCAGTTGGAACGATGTTTGGGATCAGAACAACGGAGCCACGTTGAACGCCTACGTTTCGCGGGGCGCCAGGGCTCAGAAATCAGCGGCGGGTATCTGGACCTGCCCCGGTTACGAAGCGAAGGGGCTTTCGACAAAGCAGGCCAACGCCGCGAACGGCTTCGCGCCTCGCAGTTACGGCATGAACTCGTACTTGCGAAGCACACCGGACGTGGAATACCCCGCGTGTAACAACATCGACGGCGGTATAGTCATCACGCAGCTCAAGACCTCCGCCGGCACGGTTCTTCTCTACGAGGGAATCTACAACCGCGCCACCGGTTACGTTGGGCGCGCCGGTTCCATCAACCAGGTCATGGGCTATTACGACAACCCGGCGAGCGACGATGAGAAAGCCTGGTCCGAGGGCTGGCACAACGGCATGAACGAGTATCTGTGGTGCGACGGGCACGTTTCATCGATGAAGCCGGAGAAGCGTTCCGAGTTCTCGTCCGGATTCCCGGGCTGGGATGAAAAGAACCGCTGGTACGCGCGCAAGAACCGGCACTAA
- a CDS encoding lamin tail domain-containing protein, translating to MISERWLRRAAVWAFAATAISLMGLRPANAVSTTIVISQAYGGGGNSGATLKNDFIELHNVGTASVDVTGWTIQYSSATGNFPAALVYSGTNPSTNATLLSGTIPGGGYYLVQEAAGAGGTTNLPTPDATGAIAMSGSNFKIALVSDANPLGAVACPTGSSIVDMLGVGSATCSETAAAPVLSNTTAALRKSDGCQDTDNNSADFITGPPAPRNSSSPLVICGVVLTGPTVSDVVINPASGVPGATGIAITATAVAGTNGAVATVTADLTPIGGTTATLTNTTGNSYAGTFTVPAAAPFGQASIVVTATDSGSPAKTGAGTTTFTVIDPNAPITVGAAVALPRLTVAKVRGIVTAISNGNAYIQDPDGTPGARAATLFDGLTIDGTSIDATGLQLGQDITFMGTMDVYHAENEITTMSGLTINASGVALPAVKTVTLADLLATPSLSSDLVKVDELTVVSISTTGAPAKISGGGNSALITVADASGKQATVYLHRNATAGAAIPYPGVPANPIPATVVGTGTTSVVTFDGIKVGDIYSVTGPAAITDFTPSINFRPRDANDFIRTGVGLISATSATPPVVARGSITTLGVTTSVPVGPTVTVDLTPLGGSATQPLTNDGTGNFTYDLLVSGSAPLGPAKLNVTATNGTKVGNAVISLTVVTPVVEVTNIAQARAVADYTQVHIITGVATAVGTTGAGQSYIQDSSGGLYLFNNLAPLAANIGDPIDATGFKVTFSGSVEVDWSYTGASAASTGNGTPLTPATVTTAGWPSKVGQLVVNTGLYVISGTATSGTASFTVSDGTSVGQLFVHTNAKLTTYPVAGHTYSVTGISDYYKTASADAWQLKVRMQSDLVEAGTAPAAIPVKLAFTAQPVGTPPGVTFATPLAVTVQTSAGATASAFTGPVNLVIKSGTGTAGAVLSGAASVNAVNGVATFSGLSIDLAGTGYVLTATSTGKGASLLTPANSTAFTIGQTVLYGDIDKSGAVTEADAVLALKVYAGLVPGNDPTVSIVNGDVFPTTTTPDGKIDLLDVMRIIRTVNHLDTLQ from the coding sequence ATGATTTCCGAGAGATGGTTGAGGCGGGCCGCAGTATGGGCCTTCGCTGCAACCGCCATTTCCTTGATGGGGCTGCGGCCGGCAAACGCCGTGAGCACCACGATTGTGATCAGCCAGGCATACGGCGGCGGCGGAAACAGCGGCGCAACGCTGAAGAACGACTTCATCGAGTTGCATAACGTCGGCACCGCTTCGGTAGATGTTACGGGGTGGACGATCCAGTACTCTTCTGCAACGGGGAATTTCCCAGCAGCGTTGGTCTACTCCGGAACGAATCCGTCGACGAACGCAACCCTGCTGTCTGGGACCATACCCGGCGGGGGCTACTACCTAGTTCAGGAGGCTGCCGGCGCGGGCGGTACGACAAACCTGCCAACGCCGGATGCCACTGGCGCCATCGCGATGAGCGGCAGCAACTTCAAGATCGCTCTCGTGAGCGACGCCAACCCCCTGGGGGCCGTGGCTTGTCCTACTGGAAGCAGCATCGTTGACATGTTGGGGGTCGGCTCGGCCACCTGCTCCGAAACCGCAGCAGCCCCGGTGCTGAGCAATACGACCGCTGCTTTGCGCAAATCAGACGGGTGCCAGGATACAGACAACAACAGCGCCGATTTCATTACCGGACCGCCCGCGCCGCGGAACAGCAGCAGCCCGCTCGTTATATGCGGCGTCGTCCTTACCGGCCCGACGGTTTCGGACGTCGTCATCAATCCCGCGAGTGGCGTCCCGGGCGCCACGGGAATCGCCATCACCGCGACCGCGGTCGCCGGCACTAATGGCGCCGTGGCAACCGTAACCGCCGACCTGACACCGATCGGCGGAACGACCGCCACGCTCACCAATACCACCGGCAATTCATACGCCGGCACCTTCACCGTTCCGGCCGCCGCTCCGTTCGGCCAGGCTTCCATCGTGGTAACCGCCACGGACAGCGGTAGCCCCGCCAAGACCGGCGCCGGGACCACCACATTCACAGTTATCGACCCGAACGCCCCGATCACCGTCGGCGCCGCGGTAGCGCTCCCGCGGCTGACCGTAGCGAAGGTACGCGGCATCGTCACCGCGATCAGCAACGGAAACGCCTACATTCAGGACCCCGACGGAACCCCCGGCGCCCGGGCGGCCACGCTGTTCGACGGATTGACGATCGATGGCACTTCCATCGATGCCACCGGTCTCCAGCTTGGCCAGGACATTACGTTCATGGGAACGATGGACGTCTATCACGCCGAAAACGAGATCACCACGATGTCCGGGCTCACTATCAACGCCTCCGGCGTGGCCCTTCCCGCGGTCAAAACCGTTACGCTGGCCGACCTGTTGGCAACGCCATCGCTGAGCAGCGACCTGGTGAAGGTCGATGAGTTGACGGTTGTATCCATCTCTACAACGGGAGCCCCGGCCAAAATCAGCGGGGGAGGCAACAGCGCGTTGATTACCGTCGCCGACGCGAGCGGTAAGCAGGCGACCGTCTATCTGCACCGCAACGCAACCGCGGGCGCGGCAATTCCATATCCTGGCGTTCCCGCGAATCCGATCCCTGCCACCGTAGTGGGAACAGGGACAACCAGCGTCGTAACGTTTGATGGCATCAAGGTCGGGGACATCTATTCGGTGACCGGCCCCGCGGCGATCACGGACTTCACGCCCTCGATCAACTTCCGCCCGCGCGATGCGAATGACTTCATCCGCACGGGCGTTGGCCTTATCTCCGCGACATCAGCGACTCCGCCCGTGGTAGCGCGCGGGTCCATCACCACACTGGGTGTAACCACCAGCGTGCCTGTCGGTCCGACCGTGACCGTGGACCTGACGCCGCTCGGCGGTTCCGCCACTCAGCCTCTGACCAACGACGGGACCGGAAACTTCACCTATGACCTCCTGGTCTCGGGAAGCGCGCCCCTTGGACCGGCCAAACTGAACGTTACCGCCACCAACGGCACGAAGGTTGGCAATGCCGTGATCAGCCTCACGGTCGTAACGCCCGTGGTTGAGGTGACCAATATCGCCCAGGCCCGCGCGGTGGCGGACTACACGCAGGTACATATCATCACCGGCGTGGCCACGGCGGTCGGGACAACCGGCGCCGGCCAGTCCTACATCCAGGATTCGTCGGGCGGCCTCTACCTGTTCAATAACTTGGCTCCGCTGGCAGCCAACATCGGCGACCCGATCGATGCGACGGGCTTCAAAGTGACGTTCAGCGGCAGCGTCGAGGTGGACTGGTCCTACACTGGGGCCTCCGCGGCTTCCACCGGAAACGGAACGCCGTTGACGCCCGCGACGGTGACCACCGCCGGTTGGCCTTCCAAGGTAGGCCAGTTGGTTGTGAACACCGGCCTCTACGTCATCTCCGGCACCGCAACGTCCGGCACTGCGTCCTTTACGGTAAGCGACGGAACATCGGTAGGCCAGTTGTTCGTCCATACCAACGCCAAGCTCACCACCTACCCGGTGGCCGGCCATACGTACAGCGTTACGGGAATCTCCGACTACTACAAGACCGCCTCCGCCGATGCGTGGCAGCTAAAGGTTCGGATGCAGAGCGACCTCGTTGAGGCCGGCACGGCTCCGGCGGCCATCCCCGTGAAGCTGGCATTCACGGCACAACCGGTGGGAACCCCGCCGGGCGTCACATTCGCGACGCCTCTGGCCGTAACCGTTCAGACATCCGCCGGCGCGACGGCTAGCGCCTTCACCGGCCCGGTCAACCTGGTCATCAAGAGCGGGACCGGCACGGCCGGCGCCGTTCTGAGCGGCGCCGCCAGCGTAAACGCAGTCAATGGCGTGGCCACGTTCAGCGGGCTCTCGATAGACCTGGCCGGCACCGGCTACGTGCTGACCGCGACGAGCACCGGCAAGGGCGCAAGCCTGTTGACACCGGCCAACAGCACAGCGTTCACCATTGGGCAGACCGTTCTGTACGGCGATATTGACAAGAGCGGTGCGGTGACCGAAGCGGACGCCGTCCTCGCGCTGAAGGTCTACGCCGGCCTCGTGCCGGGCAACGACCCAACCGTGAGCATTGTGAACGGCGACGTGTTCCCGACGACTACGACGCCCGACGGCAAAATCGACCTGCTGGACGTGATGCGAATCATCCGGACGGTCAATCACCTCGACACGCTGCAATAA